In the Colletotrichum higginsianum IMI 349063 chromosome 7 map unlocalized unitig_7, whole genome shotgun sequence genome, one interval contains:
- a CDS encoding Modin, translating into MSADDGDDKGVELIVAIVALVISVFAFIIAIFQALQQYYASATGYSSCTQKVMGDWAQFTRRRFRWDEFRFEVEFEVPVIFVAPPTNHRGPLGKHNDKEITYMTGTSDSYKKTFTWDQQQYDQVDRSLRAGNSRQAIHTADNELANWLGLLMAIQRMERESRTWQDNEYFGHGNPQWEDQTPCHPHAPTAAVTHTLAVGMQRKKKSWDSMPDNMKKPYATTTISHLVEVAGMLGVHWKEFNRNEDRYRAQGNGFSITGYDVDDLGIVFSFEKTGPTWFHENRVVPDNRVKELCFGYCPTIFRPEASNNHKYADEPKDIGTLQLGSMAAIAETLVVIGCNTNTVRYFRKPQPDTRHIHLFPVAFELLGMVGVVFQIPGTAFRMLPNPTIWHWDRKSFSLRTFLADFVHAMADAPAADQRLLKSTEVSSCVGVIAAEAGTIESKFQDLESLDGPEAILRPTNNAEERIYSNDLVVALHAAIARCDEFLKHHDRAHLVQNVLRVHLQEILRILNDTDGEYKAVVAAAAAATAAPDATDKSRSNADQAQDLFIQRPTAAAAAAAAPVVAKTSEESKKAQKEISLLQKLDAASSGERHAVLAEIYLFFVRKRVVEVVCRQMLADKTRRERGARSIVSAASGEPVSHDQEQQVNDVWCMLVFRMMCWLLLHDFHGKDIQVEKSEVFGSRLPVYIT; encoded by the exons ATgtccgccgacgacggcgatgacaagggcgtcgagttGATCGTGGCGATTGTCGCCCTGGTCATCTCCGTCTTCgccttcatcatcgccatcttcCAGGCCCTCCAGCAGTACTACGCCTCGGCAACGGGCTACTCCTCGTGCACGCAAAAGGTCATGGGCGACTGGGCGCAGTTcacgcggcggcggttccGGTGGGACGAGTTCCGCTTCGAGGTGGAATTCGAGGTgcccgtcatcttcgtcgcgCCCCCGACGAACCACAGGGGCCCCCTCGGCAAGCACAACGACAAGGAGATCACGTACATGACGGGCACCTCGGACAGCTACAAGAAGACCTTCACCTGGGACCAGCAGCAGTACGACCAGGTGGACAGGAGCCTGCGGGCCGGGAACAGTCGCCAGGCCATCCACACGGCCGACAACGAGCTCGCCAACTGGCTGGGCCTGCTGATGGCGATCCAGCGCATGGAGAGGGAGTCCCGGACCTGGCAGGACAACGAGTACTTTGGCCACGGCAACCCGCAGTGGGAGGACCAGACGCCGTGCCACCCGCacgcgccgacggcggccgtcaCGCACACGCTCGCGGTGGGCATGCAGCGCAAGAAGAAGTCGTGGGACAGCATGCCGGACAACATGAAGAAGCCGtacgcgacgacgaccatctcgcacctcgtcgaggtggcGGGCATGCTCGGCGTGCACTGGAAGGAGTTCAACCGCAACGAGGACCGGTACCGCGCCCAGGGCAACGGCTTCAGCATCACGGGctacgacgtcgacgacctcggcatcgtcttcagCTTCGAGAAGACGGGGCCCACCTGGTTCCACGAGAACCGCGTCGTGCCGGACAACCGCGTCAAGGAGCTCTGCTTCGGCTACTGCCCGACCATCTTCCGCCCGGAGGCCAGCAACAACCACAAGTACGCCGACGAGCCCAAGGACATTGGCACGCTGCAGCTCGGCAGCATGGCCGCCATTGCCGAGACGCTGGTGGTGATCGGTTGCAACACGAACACTGTGAGGTATTTCCGGAAGCCTCAGCCAGACACGCGTCACATTCATCTGTTTCCAG TCGCCTTTGAGCTCCTGGGAATGGTCGGAGTAGTCTTCCAAATCCCCGGCACCGCGTTCCGCATGCTTCCCAACCCGACCATCTGGCACTGGGACCGGAAATCGTTCTCGCTGCGCACGTTCCTGGCCGACTTCGTGCacgccatggccgacgcgccggccgccgaccAGCGCTTGCTGAAGAGCACGGAGGTGTCGTCGTGCGTCGGGGTCATCGCCGCGGAGGCCGGCACGATCGAGAGCAAGTTCCAGGACCTCGAGTCCCTGGACGGGCCCGAGGCGATCCTGCGGCCGACGAACAACGCCGAGGAGAGGATCTACTCCAACGACCTCGTCGTGGCGctccacgccgccatcgcgcGGTGCGACGAGTTCCTCAAGCACCACGACCGCGCCCACCTCGTCCAGAACGTGCTGCGCGTCCACCTGCAGGAGATCCTGCGCATCCTCAACGACACGGACGGGGAGTATAAGGCCGTggtagccgccgccgccgccgccaccgccgcccccgacGCCACGGACAAGAGTCGATCGAATGCCGACCAGGCGCAAGATCTCTTCATCCAACGccccacggcggcggcggcggcggcggcggcacccgTTGTCGCGAAGACGAGCGAGGAGAGCAAAAAGGCCCAGAAAGAGATCTCCCTGCTGCAGAAGCTCGACGCGGCGTCGTCCGGCGAGCGGCACGCCGTGCTGGCCGAGATCtacctcttcttcgtccgcaaacgcgtcgtcgaggtcgtctgCAGGCAGATGCTCGCCGACAAGACGCGGAGGGAGCGCGGCGCCCGGTCCAtcgtctcggcggcctccggGGAGCCGGTGTCTCACGAccaggagcagcaggtgAACGACGTGTGGTGCATGCTCGTGTTCAGGATGATGTGTTGGTTGCTGCTCCACGACTTTCACGGGAAAGACATCCAGGTTGAGAAGAGCGAGGTGTTTGGCAGCCGGTTGCCGGTGTATATCACATAA
- a CDS encoding Alkanesulfonate monooxygenase: protein MPTEFISVTFPNASTEIAPIPGAGIDPEFLVRYAKNLDDYGFNYTLVPYGSDSYDPFTIGATIAAVTKNVSVIIALRPNTLYPTVAAKALATLDQLSKGRVVVHFIAGGSDAEQAKEGDFLSKDERYGRLEDYIKILRRAWESDAPFDWDSKYYTFKGFTNKVRPTKGTIPVSVGGSSDEAYRIGGSLADIFGLWGEPLKETKEQIDRIYGEAEKAGRKDRPRIWVTFRPIIAETDELAWAKAHRTLDALRGNISAGQGKPGQAGPEPQNVGSQRLLEIAKKGEVQDRALWYPTVTATNARGASTALVGSPKTINDSILDYVDLGADLISIRGYDNLNDAIDYGRYILPAVRDELKKRGENGANGAQ, encoded by the coding sequence ATGCCTACCGAATTCATCAGCGTAACCTTCCCCAACGCCTCGACGGAGATCGCCCCGatccccggcgccggcatcgacccGGAGTTCCTGGTCCGGTACGCCAAGAACCTGGACGACTACGGCTTCAACTACACGCTCGTGCCCTACGGGTCCGACTCATATGACCCCTTCACCATCGGCGCGACCATCGCGGCCGTGACCAAGAACGTCAGCGTCATCATCGCGCTGCGGCCCAACACGCTCTACCCGACCGTGGCCGCCAAGGCGCTGGCGACGCTCGACCAGCTCAGCAAGggccgcgtcgtcgtgcacttcatcgccggcggcagcgacgccgagcaggccaaggagggcgaCTTCCTGTCCAAAGACGAGCGGTacggccgcctcgaggaCTACATCAAGATCCTGCGGCGCGCGTGGGAGTCGGACGCGCCCTTCGACTGGGACAGCAAGTACTACACCTTCAAGGGCTTCACCAACAAGGTGCGGCCGACCAAGGGCACCATCCCCGTCTCGGTCGGCGGCTCCTCGGACGAGGCGTACCGCATCGGCGGCTCGCTCGCCGACATCTTCGGCCTCTGGGGCGAGCCGCTCAAGGAGACCAAGGAGCAGATCGACCGCATctacggcgaggccgagaaggccggccGCAAGGACCGCCCGCGCATCTGGGTGACGTTCCGccccatcatcgccgagacggacgagctCGCGTGGGCCAAGGCGCACCGcaccctcgacgccctccggGGCAACATCTCGGCCGGCCAGGGCAAGCCCGGGCAGGCCGGGCCGGAGCCGCAGAACGTCGGGTCGCAGCGGCTGCTCGAGATCgccaagaagggcgaggtcCAGGACCGCGCGCTGTGGTACCCGACCGTCACGGCGACCAACGCCCGCGGCGCCTCCACGGCGCTGGTCGGCTCGCCCAAGACCATCAACGACTCCATCCTCGACtacgtcgacctcggcgccgacctcaTCTCCATCCGCGGCTACGACAACCtcaacgacgccatcgacTACGGCCGCTACATCCTGCCCGCCGTGCGCGACgagttgaagaagaggggggagaacGGGGCCAACGGCGCGCAATGA